A DNA window from Tachysurus vachellii isolate PV-2020 chromosome 20, HZAU_Pvac_v1, whole genome shotgun sequence contains the following coding sequences:
- the pitpnab gene encoding phosphatidylinositol transfer protein alpha isoform codes for MLIKEFRVILPISVEEYQVGQLYSVAEASKNETGGGEGVEVLKNEPYEKDGEKGQYTHKIYHLQSKVPSFVRMLAPASALNIHEKAWNAYPYCRTVITNEYMKENFLIKIETWHKPDLGHQENVHGLDPDTWKKVDVVYIDIADRSQVEPKDYKPDEDPSKFKSAKTGRGPLGPDWKKELPKKTDCPHMCAYKLVTVKFKWWGLQNKVESFIQKQEKRLFTNFHRQLFCWIDNWIELNMDDIRRMEEETRRELDEMRVKDPVKGMVALED; via the exons ATGCTCATCAAAGAATT TCGAGTGATCCTACCAATTTCTGTGGAGGAG taccAGGTAGGTCAGCTGTACTCAGTAGCTGAGGCAAGTAAGAATGAGACAGGGGGAGGAGAGGGCGTGGAGGTCTTGAAGAATGAACCATAtgagaaagatggagaaaaaggccaatacacacacaaaatctaccACCTGCAGAG taaagttcCCTCTTTTGTGAGAATGCTAGCCCCAGCATCAGCTCTCAACATTCATGAGAAAGCCTGGAATGCTTACCCATACTGCCGCACAG TAATCACT AATGAGTACATGAAAGAGAATTTCCTCATCAAGATAGAAACATGGCATAAACCTGACTTGGGTCATCAGGAGAAT GTACACGGTTTGGACCCTGACACTTGGAAGAAGGTCGATGTGGTGTATATTGACATCGCTGACAGAAGTCAGGTGGAACCGAAG GACTACAAGCCAGATGAAGATCCGTCCAAGTTTAAATCTGCCAAGACTGGCAGAGGACCCTTGGGGCCTGACTGGAAG AAAGAACTGCCCAAAAAGACAGACTGTCCACACATGTGTGCCTACAAACTGGTAACAGTGAAGTTCAAGTGGTGGGGACTGCAAAACAAAGTGGAGAGCTTCATTCAGAAG CAAGAGAAACGCTTGTTCACTAATTTTCACCGACAACTCTTCTGCTGGATTGATAACTGGATTGAGCTAAACATGGATGATATTCGTAGAATGGAAGAGGAGACCAGGAGGGAGCTGGATGag